The following proteins are encoded in a genomic region of Bernardetia sp. MNP-M8:
- a CDS encoding glycosyltransferase family protein, with amino-acid sequence MKNNHSKPRLLYALQATGNGHISRACELIPIFKKYADVDVLISGTSAELKLPFDVDYNFKGLSFTFGKNGGIDFIDTFKKVKFKPFIQAITSLSVEKYDIILSDFEPVSAWACKLKGKKCIGISNQEAIKLPNIPKPKHSDKVGDFVIKNYAPTSEGYGFHFLPLADTVFPPLVRSEIRNAVAETKEHYTIYLPAYDQKQLLKFCKHFFYIDWEIFSKHTDTEYRDENAHIRPVNKEKFTESLRTCKGFVCGAGFEAPAEALFLGKKLLIIPMKNQYEQHYNAAGLEAVGATILKNIKSKKYDKVEKWLKKENPKPIKFEYSAHRLVQTIIQNYYATQQTSSLKLEPLFLPSFELS; translated from the coding sequence ATGAAAAATAATCACTCAAAACCTCGCTTACTTTACGCACTTCAAGCCACAGGAAATGGACATATTAGCCGTGCTTGCGAACTGATTCCGATTTTTAAGAAATATGCTGATGTAGATGTTTTGATTAGTGGAACTTCTGCCGAACTCAAATTACCTTTTGATGTAGATTATAATTTTAAAGGTCTTAGTTTTACTTTTGGGAAAAACGGAGGGATAGATTTTATAGATACTTTCAAAAAAGTAAAGTTTAAACCTTTCATACAAGCAATTACATCACTTTCCGTCGAAAAATATGATATTATACTTTCTGATTTTGAACCTGTTTCGGCTTGGGCGTGCAAACTAAAAGGAAAAAAATGTATAGGAATTAGCAACCAAGAAGCTATAAAATTACCAAATATTCCCAAACCAAAACATAGCGATAAAGTAGGCGATTTTGTAATCAAAAATTACGCTCCCACTTCAGAAGGGTATGGTTTTCATTTTTTGCCTTTGGCTGATACTGTCTTTCCTCCTTTGGTACGTTCCGAAATTCGTAATGCAGTTGCAGAAACGAAAGAACATTATACGATTTATCTTCCTGCTTACGACCAAAAACAGCTTTTGAAGTTTTGTAAACACTTTTTTTATATCGATTGGGAAATTTTTTCTAAACACACAGATACAGAATATAGAGATGAAAATGCTCATATTCGTCCAGTTAATAAGGAAAAATTTACAGAAAGTTTGAGAACCTGTAAAGGCTTTGTTTGTGGAGCAGGTTTTGAAGCACCAGCAGAAGCTCTTTTTTTAGGTAAAAAATTATTGATTATTCCAATGAAAAATCAATACGAACAACATTATAATGCAGCAGGATTGGAAGCTGTCGGAGCAACTATTTTGAAGAATATAAAATCAAAAAAATATGATAAAGTAGAAAAATGGCTCAAAAAAGAAAATCCAAAACCAATTAAATTTGAATATTCGGCTCACCGTCTTGTTCAAACAATTATTCAAAACTACTATGCTACTCAACAAACATCTTCTTTAAAGTTAGAACCTCTGTTTTTACCTAGTTTTGAGCTGTCTTAG
- a CDS encoding SpoIIE family protein phosphatase, whose translation MNIYIKLVLLCLFMVAFTGGTVFFFVDYESRQTLERQITARIEKQSSFAISNIDRFIYERVTDIQQLSQDPILSDESISQAELTDRIKELQLKNGMYKSISFFDPTRLRLADSRNLNVGKTHDLTTYWEKIDQGQQEVTMDISPSVSLQIPVMHFAAVVRSDIGTRVGTVVTRADLSWINSIFEESMATDSLMRNADINLLDKEGTILYSNTNPDGVLKEKYHDMKQLTYFAENDKVKYHLFGDKIYFYTLETGYLSYAGNNWILLIALPEDVVYEPIYDLRTQIAVTLALVILVASLIAFVVARLFAKPILSLTASAKEMGEGNLEAVPNIKTRDEIGKLAQSFGQMANKLKAKMREQDELNIELAAINERIESKYIQINEQKVEIELSKDQIEMQNSALGEAFKEIEKQNKSITSSIHYAERIQRSTLPEHNIFNKYFPHSFVLYKPRDIVSGDFYWFDEVTKDGKNYLVFAVGDCTGHGVPGGFMSMLGNNLLTTVVTIGGQIEPAIVLEEVDYDIRKVLHQDEHSENSQDGMEIAFCTVDLDTLKMKYSGAHRSLYFVRNGEFTEIKADRASLGGVSKIRKRKLQNLELTTHEIQLQKDDVFYLFSDGYKDQFGGELGRVFSSKRFKKLLYEIHQKPMQRQMEILDEEVMAWSKISDQKQTDDIIVLGVKVSDFV comes from the coding sequence ATGAATATATATATAAAACTTGTACTACTTTGTCTATTTATGGTTGCTTTTACAGGAGGAACAGTTTTCTTCTTTGTAGATTATGAATCACGACAGACATTAGAAAGGCAAATTACAGCACGTATCGAAAAACAATCCTCTTTTGCTATCAGTAATATTGATCGTTTTATCTATGAGCGTGTTACAGATATTCAACAACTTTCTCAAGACCCAATTCTTTCTGATGAGTCTATTAGTCAAGCAGAACTAACTGATCGTATTAAAGAACTACAACTTAAAAATGGAATGTATAAAAGCATTTCCTTTTTTGACCCTACTCGTCTTCGTTTAGCTGATTCTCGTAACCTAAATGTTGGAAAAACTCACGACCTTACTACCTACTGGGAAAAAATAGATCAAGGACAACAAGAGGTTACTATGGATATCTCCCCATCTGTTTCACTACAAATTCCTGTAATGCACTTTGCAGCTGTTGTGAGAAGTGATATCGGAACTCGTGTAGGTACAGTGGTTACTCGTGCAGACTTATCTTGGATCAATAGTATTTTTGAAGAATCTATGGCTACAGATTCCCTTATGAGAAATGCAGATATTAACTTACTAGATAAAGAAGGTACAATTTTATACTCTAATACTAATCCTGATGGAGTTTTGAAGGAAAAGTATCATGATATGAAACAACTTACTTATTTTGCTGAGAATGATAAAGTAAAATATCATCTTTTTGGAGATAAAATCTATTTCTATACATTAGAAACTGGTTATTTAAGTTACGCAGGAAATAACTGGATTCTTTTAATCGCTTTACCTGAAGATGTAGTTTATGAGCCAATCTATGATTTGCGTACACAAATTGCAGTTACTTTAGCCCTTGTTATTTTGGTTGCTTCGTTAATAGCTTTTGTAGTAGCTCGTCTGTTTGCTAAACCTATTCTAAGCCTAACAGCATCAGCAAAAGAAATGGGAGAAGGAAACTTAGAAGCTGTTCCAAATATCAAAACACGAGATGAAATAGGAAAACTAGCACAAAGTTTTGGACAAATGGCAAATAAACTCAAAGCCAAAATGAGAGAGCAAGATGAGCTTAACATCGAACTTGCTGCCATTAATGAGCGCATAGAATCAAAATATATACAGATTAATGAACAAAAAGTAGAAATTGAACTTTCAAAAGACCAAATTGAGATGCAAAATAGTGCACTTGGAGAGGCTTTCAAAGAAATTGAGAAACAAAACAAATCTATTACCTCAAGTATTCATTATGCCGAACGAATTCAACGTTCGACACTTCCAGAACACAATATTTTTAATAAATACTTTCCTCATTCTTTTGTTCTTTACAAACCTCGTGATATAGTTTCAGGCGATTTTTATTGGTTTGATGAAGTTACCAAAGATGGAAAAAACTATTTGGTATTTGCTGTTGGAGATTGTACAGGACACGGAGTTCCAGGTGGATTTATGTCTATGCTCGGAAATAATTTACTCACAACTGTAGTAACTATTGGAGGTCAAATAGAACCTGCTATAGTTTTGGAAGAAGTAGATTATGATATTAGAAAGGTACTTCACCAAGATGAGCATTCTGAAAATAGTCAAGATGGAATGGAAATCGCCTTTTGTACAGTTGATTTAGATACTCTCAAAATGAAATATTCAGGAGCACATCGTTCTTTGTATTTTGTTAGAAATGGTGAATTTACAGAAATAAAAGCTGATAGAGCTTCTTTGGGTGGTGTAAGTAAAATTCGTAAGAGAAAACTACAAAACTTAGAGCTTACTACTCACGAAATTCAGCTTCAAAAAGATGATGTTTTTTATCTCTTCTCTGATGGGTACAAAGACCAATTTGGAGGAGAGCTAGGGCGTGTTTTTTCAAGTAAACGTTTTAAGAAATTACTTTATGAAATTCATCAAAAACCAATGCAACGCCAAATGGAAATTTTAGATGAAGAAGTTATGGCTTGGAGTAAAATTTCTGACCAAAAACAAACTGATGATATTATTGTACTGGGTGTAAAAGTTTCAGATTTTGTCTAA
- a CDS encoding UDP-2,3-diacylglucosamine diphosphatase, with product MKRKVEVVIISDVHLGTYGSKAVPLLDYLNSIEPKIVVLNGDIIDGWQFSRKYFPTSHVEVVKKILDWISKGTQLYYITGNHDEMMRKFVGFGVSNAKIVNKVVLQLDGKQAWVFHGDVFDVTMRHSKWIAKMGADGYGFLILLNKAVNSVLKKVGKGKISLSKQIKNSVKSAVKSKNNFETTAAEIAIQNGYDYVICGHIHQPIIKDIEIENEKVCYLNSGDWVENMTALEYNDKKWTLYVHKIDENLTEADLKIVSENPLTNEYLFEQLLKEFE from the coding sequence ATGAAACGCAAAGTAGAAGTAGTCATTATTTCAGATGTACATTTGGGAACGTATGGCTCAAAAGCTGTTCCTCTTTTAGATTATCTGAATAGCATAGAACCCAAAATAGTTGTATTGAATGGTGATATTATAGATGGATGGCAGTTTAGTAGAAAATACTTTCCTACTTCGCATGTAGAAGTGGTCAAAAAAATTTTGGATTGGATAAGTAAAGGTACTCAGCTTTATTATATCACTGGAAATCATGACGAAATGATGAGAAAGTTTGTTGGTTTTGGAGTTTCGAATGCCAAAATTGTCAATAAAGTAGTTTTACAATTAGATGGAAAACAAGCATGGGTTTTTCACGGAGATGTATTTGATGTTACGATGCGTCATTCCAAATGGATTGCCAAAATGGGTGCAGATGGATATGGCTTTCTGATTTTGCTCAATAAAGCAGTTAATTCTGTTCTTAAAAAAGTAGGAAAAGGAAAAATTTCACTTTCTAAGCAAATTAAAAATAGCGTAAAATCGGCTGTTAAATCTAAAAATAATTTTGAAACTACGGCTGCTGAAATTGCTATTCAAAATGGATATGATTATGTGATTTGTGGACACATTCACCAGCCCATAATAAAAGACATAGAAATAGAAAATGAAAAAGTATGTTATCTAAATTCGGGCGATTGGGTAGAAAACATGACAGCCTTAGAATATAATGATAAAAAATGGACGCTTTATGTGCATAAAATAGATGAAAATCTAACAGAAGCAGATTTGAAAATCGTTTCAGAAAATCCATTGACAAACGAATATTTATTTGAACAGCTTTTGAAGGAATTTGAATAA
- a CDS encoding M24 family metallopeptidase — MSLNTQNLSKTPLESLIEAEKKAIQLFSEIEKRNLIQTGKSEEQLSQEIYELANEMFGTTRHWHTRIVRAGINTLLPYYENPPLLRLQEDDILFLDLGPIFQEWEADLGRTYVIGNNPKKLKLKNDVESIWNECRNWYLDKIENEIQVTGAELYQKATDLANQNGWEFGGEIAGHIVGQFPHEKLEQEDKTLYIHPENHSSMLSKDKDGNTRNFILEIHLVDRELGIGGFYEQLLTGSYQ, encoded by the coding sequence ATGTCTTTAAATACTCAAAATTTATCTAAAACACCATTAGAATCGTTAATTGAAGCTGAAAAAAAAGCAATTCAGTTATTTTCTGAAATAGAAAAACGAAATCTCATACAAACAGGAAAATCAGAAGAGCAGCTCAGTCAAGAAATTTATGAATTGGCAAATGAAATGTTTGGAACTACTCGCCATTGGCACACACGTATTGTAAGAGCAGGAATAAATACGCTATTACCTTACTATGAAAATCCACCATTGTTGAGATTACAAGAAGATGATATTTTATTTTTAGATTTAGGTCCTATTTTTCAAGAGTGGGAAGCCGATTTAGGAAGAACTTATGTTATTGGAAATAACCCAAAGAAACTCAAACTCAAAAATGATGTAGAAAGTATTTGGAATGAATGCAGAAATTGGTATTTAGATAAAATAGAAAACGAAATTCAAGTAACAGGTGCAGAGCTTTATCAAAAAGCAACAGATTTAGCCAATCAAAACGGTTGGGAGTTTGGAGGAGAAATCGCAGGGCATATTGTCGGACAGTTTCCACACGAAAAACTAGAGCAAGAAGACAAAACACTTTATATCCATCCAGAAAATCATTCTTCTATGTTAAGCAAAGACAAAGATGGAAATACTAGAAACTTTATCCTAGAAATTCATTTAGTAGATAGAGAATTAGGAATTGGTGGGTTTTATGAACAACTGCTTACTGGCAGTTATCAGTAG